In the Malus domestica chromosome 16, GDT2T_hap1 genome, one interval contains:
- the LOC103402823 gene encoding probable inactive purple acid phosphatase 1 has translation MRRLKYFCLAVHLVLLATLQVQDVESHGDQPLSKIAVHKAVSSLHSHAYVKASSAVLGLQGQYVEWLTLEFSSPHPSNDDWIGVFSPANFSASTCPAETKSSSAPFLCSAPIKYQYANYTSPRYKDTGKGSLKLQLINQRSDFAFALFSGGLSEPKLVAVSNKVAFANPKAPVYPRLAQGKLWNEMTVTWTSGYDIVEATPFVEWGIKGEDRVKSPAGTLNFDRNTMCGAPAKTVGWRDPGFIHTAFLKELWPNTVYTYKVGHRLPNGSHILSQEYKFRASPYPGQNSVQRVVIFGDMGKDEADGSNEYNQYQRGSLNTTKQLIQDLEKIDIVFHIGDICYANGYLSQWDQFTAQVEPIASAVPYMIASGNHERDWPGSGSFYGNMDSGGECGVLAQTMFYVPAENRAKFWYSTDYGMFRFCIADTEHDWREGTEQYKFIEECLASVDRQKQPWLIFLAHRVLGYSSASFYVAEGSFEEPMGRESLQKLWQKYKVDLAVYGHVHNYERSCPIYQNICTSKEKHNYKGNLNGTIHVVAGGGGASLATFAPVQTEWSIFKDYDYGFVKLTAFDRSNLLFEYKKSRDGKVYDSFRISREYKDILACSVDSCPSTTLAS, from the exons ATGAGAAGGTTGAAATATTTCTGCTTGGCAGTTCATTTGGTTCTTCTTGCAACTCTTCAAGTTCAAGATGTGGAGTCTCATGGAGATCAGCCTTTGTCAAAGATTGCTGTTCACAAGGCAGTGTCTTCCCTGCATTCCCATGCTTATGTGAAGGCCTCCTCTGCAGTTCTTGGGCTCCAG GGGCAATATGTGGAATGGTTGACATTGGAGTTCAGTTCTCCACACCCTTCAAATGATGACTGGATTGGAGTGTTTTCTCCTGCCAATTTCAG TGCTTCGACCTGCCCTGCGGAAACTAAAAGCTCTTCTGCTCCATTTTTATGTTCAGCACCTATAAAG TACCAGTATGCGAACTACACTAGTCCTAGGTACAAAGATACCGGGAAAGGCTCCTTGAAACTGCAGTTGATTAACCAGAGATCAGATTTCGCTTTTGCACTATTCTCGGGTGGTTTATCAGAG CCGAAGCTGGTGGCAGTGTCAAATAAAGTTGCATTCGCAAATCCGAAGGCTCCAGTTTATCCACGCCTAGCGCAAGGAAAATTGTGGAATGAA ATGACTGTAACATGGACAAGTGGATATGACATCGTGGAAGCAACCCCTTTTGTTGAGTGGGGTATAAAAGGAGAAGACCGTGTGAAATCCCCAGCTGGGACATTGAACTTCGACCGCAACACCATGTGTG GTGCACCGGCAAAGACCGTGGGGTGGCGAGATCCTGGATTTATACACACTGCTTTTCTGAAGGAATTGTGGCCCAACACAGT GTACACCTACAAGGTTGGACACAGATTGCCTAATGGTTCCCATATTTTGAGTCAAGAATACAAGTTCAGAGCATCTCCATATCCTGGTCAAAATTCTGTTCAACGCGTTGTCATCTTCGGTGACATGGGAAAG GATGAAGCTGATGGATCCAATGAATATAACCAATACCAGCGTGGCTCTCTCAACACTACTAAGCAGCTAATCCAAGACTTAGAGAAAATTGATATCGTTTTCCACATTGGTGATATATGTTACGCAAATGGATACCTTTCGCAGTGGGACCAATTCACAGCACAGGTTGAGCCGATAGCATCTGCTGTTCCGTACATGATCGCAAG CGGTAATCATGAGCGTGACTGGCCAGGCTCAGGATCCTTCTATGGGAACATGGATTCAGGCGGGGAATGCGGTGTCTTGGCCCAGACCATGTTTTATGTCCCTGCTGAAAACAGGGCTAAGTTCTG GTATTCCACTGACTATGGCATGTTCCGGTTCTGCATTGCGGACACAGAACATGATTGGAGAGAGGGAACAGAGCAATACAAGTTCATTGAGGAGTGCCTAGCATCAGTCGACAGACAAAAGCAACCATGGCTGATCTTTCTGGCTCATCGGGTGCTAGGTTATTCTTCTGCAAGCTTTTATGTCGCCGAAGGATCGTTTGAGGAACCAATGGGAAGGGAAAGCCTTCAGAAATTATGGCAGAAGTACAAAGTTGACCTCGCTGTATACGGCCATGTGCACAACTACGAAAGGAGTTGCCCCATTTATCAG AATATCTGCACCAGTAAGGAGAAGCACAATTACAAGGGTAACTTGAATGGCACGATACATGTGGTTGCTGGTGGCGGAGGAGCGAGTCTTGCAACCTTTGCTCCCGTTCAAACGGAATGGAGTATCTTCAAGGACTATGATTACGGGTTTGTCAAACTTACAGCGTTTGATCGCTCGAACCTATTGTTCGAGTACAAGAAGAGCAGGGACGGAAAGGTCTACGATTCGTTCAGAATATCAAGGGAGTACAAGGACATCTTGGCCTGCTCTGTTGATAGTTGCCCGAGTACAACTCTGGCATCTTGA